A single window of Venturia canescens isolate UGA chromosome 3, ASM1945775v1, whole genome shotgun sequence DNA harbors:
- the LOC122407813 gene encoding uncharacterized protein — protein MGSISGVQARFKQIIPNLFVLGCVCHSFNLCSSAAAQKLPRSLEDMIRSIYNYFAHSSNRVSKLQEFQAFVELKPHKMFRPSQTRWLSLQAAVDRVLENWTALTLFFTNECFEDNLQSVQNILGQLQTPIYKVYFTFLSYVLELVNKLNVEFQAEKPKLHLLLSRVRALYRSILRNYIEIKYLDRISLQNINPSDPRLFLKLEQVYFGAQTDLLLSNKDIDPKELHSFRTHALSYYVLLAEQLKKRFNFDDEVLLFMSWFNPAIAVSGDISNIATQSFKLFPQLVNDLERLNIEWRLVADLSELKAFKEETLETFWTHIFQIKNDLKDLMFPNLTKLVKGLLCLPHSSAAAERVFSQLNLLKNKMRNKLHVDTCESILHAKELLDDKTCHNWQSSQALLKRKPQYDSNANKQKIST, from the exons ATGGGATCAATAAGCGGAGTTCAAGCTCGATTCAAACAAATCATTCCGAATTTGTTCGTGCTTGGCTGTGTATGCCATTCGTTCAATCTTTGTTCGTCAGCAGCAGCACAAAAGTTACCAAGAAGTTTAGAGGATATGATTCGAAGCATTTATAATTACTTTGCTCATAGTAGTAATAGAGTGTCAAAGTTGCAAGAATTTCAGGCTTTCGTCGAACTGAAGCCACACAAAATGTTCCGTCCTAGTCAAACGAGATGGTTGTCTCTTCAG GCGGCTGTAGATCGCGTCTTAGAAAACTGGACTGCGTTAACTCTCTTCTTCACGAATGAGTGCTTCGAAGATAATCTGCAATCGGTTCAAAACATTCTCGGCCAGTTACAAACACCTATATACAAGGTATATTTCACGTTTCTCTCATACGTTCTGGAGCTCGTCAACAAGCTGAACGTCGAATTTCAAGCCGAGAAACCTAAATTGCATCTTTTATTGAGTCGAGTACGAGCGTTGTATCGATCGATACTTCGTAACTATATTGAGATAAAATATCTCGATAGAATATCTTTACAAAATATCAATCCAAGCGATCCAAGACTTTTTTTGAAATTGGAACAAGTTTATTTTGGCGCACAAACAGATTTGCTATTATCCAATAAGGATATTGATCCGAAAGAACTGCACAGCTTCAGAACGCATGCTCTCAGTTATTACGTCCTCCTTGCAGAACAactaaaaaaacgttttaattTTGACGACGAAGTTTTATTATTCATGAGCTGGTTCAATCCTGCAATCGCAGTATCCGGTGATATCTCAAATATTGCAACCCAatcttttaaactttttccacAACTCGTGAACGATCTTGAAAGATTGAATATCGAATGGCGTCTCGTGGCCGATTTATCAGAGCTTAAAGCATTCAAAGAGGAAACATTGGAGACATTTTGGACGCACATTTTTCagattaaaaatgatttaaaagaTTTGATGTTTccaaatttaacaaaattagTAAAAGGATTATTGTGTTTGCCTCATTCGTCAGCAGCGGCTGAACGAGTATTTTCACAGTTgaatcttttaaaaaataagatgCGAAACAAATTGCATGTCGATACTTGCGAGAGTATCCTCCATGCGAAAGAACTTTTGGATGACAAAACGTGTCATAACTGGCAATCAAGTCAGGCATTATTGAAAAGAAAGCCTCAGTATGATTCGAATgccaacaaacaaaaaataagtaCATAG